One window of the Amycolatopsis mediterranei genome contains the following:
- a CDS encoding heparin lyase I family protein, whose protein sequence is MDSLSRRTVLAGLGALAAVPLIGTTATAAPESVIWDGDPARGTSVFDGLEKEPGSITVVNDATYGKCFRYETWDNADGTKERCESRGLRLPDGSVYRPGSGTLGEVQYLGWRANWNVNPKAGKWIAVYQFHISGESSSQAQSGPFVLRTLGDGKLYFQLTGPSGANRHIWSTTFPVNTWSSFAIGYKMSKGTDGWCEFYYNGKQQTFSNGRTRYPGPTLWGDHVNHKWGVYRSGGNSGHATALLNHAKLGHTYADVAV, encoded by the coding sequence ATGGATTCCCTGTCCCGGCGCACGGTTCTCGCCGGCCTCGGCGCCCTCGCCGCCGTCCCGCTCATCGGCACCACCGCCACCGCGGCCCCGGAAAGCGTCATCTGGGACGGCGACCCGGCGCGCGGCACGTCGGTCTTCGACGGGCTGGAGAAGGAACCCGGCAGCATCACCGTGGTCAACGACGCGACCTACGGCAAGTGCTTCCGGTACGAGACCTGGGACAACGCGGACGGCACGAAGGAACGCTGCGAAAGCCGCGGCCTGCGGCTGCCGGACGGCAGTGTCTACCGGCCCGGCAGCGGCACGCTCGGCGAGGTGCAGTACCTCGGCTGGCGGGCGAACTGGAACGTCAACCCCAAAGCAGGCAAGTGGATCGCCGTCTACCAGTTCCACATCTCCGGGGAGAGCAGCTCGCAGGCGCAGTCCGGCCCGTTCGTGCTGCGCACGCTCGGCGACGGCAAGCTGTACTTCCAGCTGACCGGTCCGAGCGGCGCGAACCGGCACATCTGGTCGACGACGTTCCCGGTGAACACCTGGAGCAGCTTCGCCATCGGCTACAAGATGTCGAAGGGCACCGACGGCTGGTGCGAGTTCTACTACAACGGCAAGCAGCAGACGTTCTCGAACGGCCGGACCCGCTACCCGGGCCCGACGCTGTGGGGCGACCACGTCAACCACAAGTGGGGCGTCTACCGCTCCGGCGGCAACAGCGGCCACGCGACAGCCCTGCTGAACCACGCCAAGCTGGGGCACACCTACGCCGACGTCGCCGTCTGA
- a CDS encoding bifunctional FO biosynthesis protein CofGH yields MGPEPDATTPTASAMRRALARARDGKTLDVAEASVLLHARGDNLTQLSEYASRIRDAGLAEAGRAGVITYSKKVFIPLTRLCRDRCGYCTFVTVPGRLESPFLSPDEVLDIARKGAEMGCKEALFTLGDRPEDRWKAARDWLDAHGYDDTLSYVRAMAIRVLEETGLLPHLNPGVLTWQDFQRLKPVAPSMGMMLETTATRLWSEKGGPHYGSPDKEPAVRLRVLEDAGRSSVPFTTGVLIGIGETFEERADALFEIRKVAKTYGGIQEVIVQNFRAKPDTKMRATPDADLEELAANIAVARLVLGPKMRIQAPPNLIGNQYDLMIRAGIDDWGGVSPLTPDHVNPERAWPQIDELARRTEKAGFALKERLTIYPEYVKAGEPWLDPRITRHVAALVDYETGMAREGALPVGLPWQEPDGGWQESGRTDLHTEIDTSGRTEDRRSDFDSVYGDWKEIGDRIKTGPQRFDTDILEALRSAEKDPAGLSDDAALALLHADGKELDAFTRIADDLRRETVGDDVTFVVTRNINFTNVCYTGCRFCAFAQRRTDADAYTLSLEQVGDRVDEAWAAGATEICMQGGIHPDLPGTAYFDLAAEVKRRQPEIHLHSYSPMEVVNGASRTNLSLKDWLIKAKEAGVDSLPGTAAEILDDDVRWVLTKGKLPTSEWIKVVTTAHEVGLPTTSTMMYGHVDTPAHWVAHLKLLARLQREGLEKHGRRGFSEFVLLPFIHQSSPIYLAGLARPGATQNENRAVHALARLLLHGMIDNIQSSWVKLGTEGSRAVLQGGVNDIGGTLMEETISRMAGASHGSYKTISDMRAMVEPLGRSLVQRTTGYGRPSAERLAAAEASDGVATQVRKPLLPLLTP; encoded by the coding sequence ATGGGACCCGAACCCGACGCCACCACCCCGACCGCCTCCGCGATGCGCCGCGCGCTCGCCCGGGCGCGTGACGGGAAGACACTCGACGTAGCCGAAGCGAGCGTCCTGCTGCACGCCCGCGGTGACAACCTCACCCAGCTGTCCGAGTACGCCTCGCGCATCCGCGACGCGGGCCTGGCCGAGGCCGGGCGCGCCGGCGTCATCACCTACAGCAAGAAGGTCTTCATCCCGCTGACCCGGCTCTGCCGCGACCGCTGCGGCTACTGCACGTTCGTCACCGTGCCCGGCCGGCTCGAATCGCCGTTCCTGTCCCCGGACGAGGTCCTCGACATCGCCCGCAAGGGTGCCGAGATGGGCTGCAAGGAAGCCCTCTTCACGCTCGGCGACCGGCCCGAAGACCGGTGGAAGGCCGCCCGCGACTGGCTGGACGCGCACGGCTACGACGACACGCTGTCCTACGTCCGCGCGATGGCGATCCGCGTCCTCGAGGAGACCGGGCTGCTGCCGCACCTCAACCCCGGCGTGCTGACCTGGCAGGACTTCCAGCGGCTCAAGCCGGTCGCGCCGTCGATGGGCATGATGCTGGAGACCACCGCGACCCGGCTGTGGAGCGAGAAGGGCGGGCCGCACTACGGTTCGCCGGACAAGGAGCCCGCCGTCCGGCTGCGGGTGCTCGAAGACGCCGGGCGCAGCAGCGTCCCGTTCACCACCGGTGTCCTGATCGGCATCGGCGAGACGTTCGAGGAGCGTGCCGACGCGCTGTTCGAGATCCGCAAGGTCGCCAAGACCTACGGCGGCATCCAGGAAGTCATCGTGCAGAACTTCCGGGCCAAGCCGGACACGAAGATGCGCGCGACACCGGACGCCGACCTCGAAGAACTCGCCGCGAACATCGCCGTCGCGCGGCTGGTGCTCGGGCCGAAGATGCGCATCCAGGCCCCGCCGAACCTGATCGGCAACCAGTACGACCTGATGATCCGCGCGGGCATCGACGACTGGGGCGGTGTCTCACCGCTGACCCCGGACCACGTCAACCCGGAACGCGCGTGGCCGCAGATCGACGAGCTCGCCCGCCGCACCGAGAAGGCCGGCTTCGCGCTCAAGGAACGGCTCACCATTTACCCGGAGTACGTCAAGGCCGGCGAGCCGTGGCTGGACCCGCGGATCACCCGGCACGTCGCCGCGCTCGTCGACTACGAGACCGGGATGGCGCGCGAAGGCGCCCTGCCGGTCGGCCTCCCGTGGCAGGAGCCGGACGGCGGCTGGCAGGAGTCCGGCCGCACCGACCTGCACACCGAGATCGACACCAGCGGCCGCACCGAGGACCGCCGCAGCGACTTCGACTCCGTCTACGGGGACTGGAAGGAGATCGGCGACCGGATCAAGACCGGGCCGCAGCGGTTCGACACGGACATCCTGGAAGCCTTGCGCAGTGCGGAAAAGGACCCGGCCGGGCTGTCCGACGACGCCGCGCTCGCGCTCCTGCACGCCGACGGCAAGGAACTGGACGCGTTCACCCGGATCGCCGACGACCTGCGGCGTGAGACGGTCGGCGACGACGTCACCTTCGTCGTCACGCGGAACATCAACTTCACGAACGTCTGCTACACGGGTTGCCGCTTCTGCGCCTTCGCGCAGCGTCGCACCGACGCCGACGCGTACACGCTCTCGCTGGAGCAGGTCGGCGACCGCGTCGACGAGGCGTGGGCCGCGGGCGCGACCGAGATCTGCATGCAGGGCGGCATCCACCCCGACCTGCCGGGCACCGCGTACTTCGACCTCGCGGCCGAGGTCAAGCGCCGCCAGCCGGAGATCCACCTGCACTCCTACAGCCCGATGGAGGTCGTGAACGGCGCTTCGCGGACCAACCTGTCGCTGAAGGACTGGCTGATCAAGGCCAAGGAGGCCGGCGTCGACTCGCTGCCGGGCACGGCGGCGGAAATCCTCGACGACGACGTCCGCTGGGTGCTCACCAAGGGCAAGCTGCCGACGTCGGAGTGGATCAAGGTCGTCACGACCGCGCACGAGGTCGGGCTGCCGACGACGTCCACGATGATGTACGGCCACGTCGACACGCCCGCGCACTGGGTCGCGCACCTCAAGCTGCTCGCGCGGCTGCAGCGGGAAGGCCTGGAGAAGCACGGGCGGCGCGGGTTCAGCGAGTTCGTGCTCCTGCCGTTCATCCACCAGAGCTCGCCGATCTACCTCGCCGGCCTGGCCCGCCCGGGCGCGACGCAGAACGAGAACCGGGCGGTGCACGCGCTGGCTCGGCTGCTGCTGCACGGGATGATCGACAACATCCAGAGCTCCTGGGTGAAGCTCGGCACCGAGGGCAGCCGGGCGGTGCTGCAGGGCGGCGTCAACGACATCGGCGGCACGCTGATGGAGGAGACGATCAGCCGGATGGCCGGCGCGTCGCACGGGTCGTACAAGACGATCAGCGACATGCGCGCGATGGTCGAGCCGCTGGGCCGGTCGCTGGTCCAGCGCACGACGGGCTACGGACGGCCGTCGGCCGAGCGGCTCGCCGCGGCGGAGGCTTCGGACGGCGTCGCCACGCAGGTGCGCAAGCCGCTCCTGCCGCTGCTGACTCCGTGA
- a CDS encoding SDR family oxidoreductase, with protein MTQQTVFVTGASAGFGAAIARRFVAEGARVIAVARSEDKLEKLAGELGDAVLPVKLDVSDPEAVKEVVTNLPADWQQVDVLVNNAGLAKGLEPAHKADLQDWDEMIATNVRGLTHVTRALLPGMVERGRGHVINIGSIAGTYPYPGGNVYGATKAFVHQFSLNLRSDLHGTGVRVTNVEPGMVGGTDFSKVRFDGDQAKADKVYEGTTPLTAEDVAESVFWAANQPAHVNINVIELMPVVQSFSPLQIFRDNS; from the coding sequence ATGACCCAGCAGACCGTGTTCGTGACCGGCGCGAGCGCCGGCTTCGGTGCCGCCATCGCGCGCCGGTTCGTCGCCGAGGGCGCTCGCGTGATCGCCGTCGCCCGCAGCGAGGACAAGCTCGAGAAGCTGGCCGGCGAGCTCGGCGACGCCGTCCTGCCGGTGAAACTCGACGTCAGCGACCCCGAAGCCGTCAAAGAGGTCGTGACCAACCTCCCCGCGGACTGGCAGCAGGTGGACGTCCTGGTCAACAACGCCGGCCTGGCCAAGGGCCTCGAGCCCGCGCACAAGGCCGACCTGCAGGACTGGGACGAGATGATCGCGACCAACGTCCGCGGCCTCACGCACGTCACGCGCGCGCTGCTCCCGGGCATGGTCGAGCGCGGCCGCGGCCACGTGATCAACATCGGCTCGATCGCCGGCACCTACCCCTACCCCGGTGGCAACGTCTACGGCGCGACCAAGGCGTTCGTCCACCAGTTCAGCCTCAACCTGCGCAGCGACCTGCACGGCACCGGCGTCCGGGTGACGAACGTCGAGCCCGGCATGGTCGGCGGCACGGACTTCTCGAAGGTCCGCTTCGACGGCGACCAGGCCAAGGCCGACAAGGTTTACGAGGGCACGACCCCGCTGACCGCGGAGGACGTCGCGGAGTCGGTGTTCTGGGCGGCGAACCAGCCGGCGCACGTGAACATCAACGTCATCGAGCTGATGCCGGTCGTGCAAAGTTTTTCCCCGTTGCAGATCTTCCGCGACAACTCTTGA
- a CDS encoding DUF4232 domain-containing protein, translated as MGVTRFAPMLVLALLAGCGSAPPPAPVPTTTPSPTYGPPPSSGLSLSVGQVEAGLGHRASVLTLTNRDSAPRKVTGYPDLKILAGDGTPLDVQVLHETSYFAPDPGPQDLTLQPGETALSVLAWSATVTSGDKHTGAAISVVPVPGEPAQKQPLETDLGTTDTVKLSAWASRIGN; from the coding sequence ATGGGGGTTACACGCTTCGCGCCGATGCTGGTCCTCGCGCTCTTGGCGGGCTGTGGCAGTGCGCCGCCACCCGCGCCGGTGCCCACGACGACACCGAGCCCGACGTACGGGCCGCCGCCGTCGAGCGGGCTGTCCCTTTCGGTCGGTCAGGTCGAAGCCGGGCTCGGGCACCGCGCCAGCGTCCTGACCCTGACCAACCGGGATTCCGCGCCGCGCAAGGTCACCGGCTACCCGGACCTGAAGATCCTGGCGGGTGACGGCACACCGCTCGACGTCCAGGTCCTGCACGAGACGTCCTACTTCGCGCCCGATCCGGGCCCGCAGGACCTGACGCTCCAGCCGGGCGAAACGGCGCTGTCGGTGCTCGCCTGGTCGGCGACCGTCACCAGCGGCGACAAGCACACCGGCGCCGCGATTTCGGTGGTTCCCGTTCCGGGCGAACCCGCGCAGAAGCAGCCCCTGGAGACCGACCTCGGCACCACCGACACCGTCAAGCTCAGCGCGTGGGCCAGCAGAATCGGCAACTGA
- a CDS encoding class I SAM-dependent methyltransferase, with the protein MPFDSTGKISFDHIYTAPDPRPFFGTLKRVGYGIPQLAKPYFAQLVAAHPAERPTVLDIGCSYGVNAALQRCEATMDDLYAHYTDPAVRALDHAALVEADRKRIRTGNPRFYGLDSSAPALEYALSAGFLDEAIHADLERDDPDSTQQKLLDDVDLVISTGCVGYVTEKTLARVARGARPWMAHFVLRMFSYEPIAESLAELGYETAGVGGVFRQRQFASAEEQTQILDTLSAAGVDPTGLESGGWLYAQLYVSRPSGLPELDFPEL; encoded by the coding sequence GTGCCTTTCGACTCGACCGGCAAGATCTCGTTCGACCACATCTACACCGCACCCGACCCGCGGCCGTTCTTCGGCACGCTCAAGCGGGTCGGTTACGGCATCCCCCAGCTGGCGAAGCCGTACTTCGCGCAGTTGGTCGCCGCGCACCCCGCCGAGCGCCCCACCGTGCTCGACATCGGCTGCTCGTACGGCGTCAACGCGGCCCTGCAGCGCTGCGAAGCGACGATGGACGACCTCTACGCCCACTACACCGACCCGGCCGTGCGCGCGCTGGACCACGCGGCGCTGGTCGAAGCGGACCGCAAGCGCATCCGCACCGGCAACCCGCGGTTCTACGGGCTCGACAGCTCGGCTCCGGCCCTCGAGTACGCGCTTTCCGCCGGCTTCCTCGACGAAGCGATCCACGCGGACCTCGAACGCGACGACCCCGACAGCACCCAGCAGAAGCTCCTGGACGACGTCGACCTCGTCATCTCCACCGGCTGCGTCGGGTACGTCACCGAGAAGACCCTCGCCCGGGTCGCCCGCGGCGCGCGCCCGTGGATGGCCCACTTCGTGCTGCGGATGTTCTCCTACGAGCCGATCGCCGAGAGCCTCGCCGAACTGGGGTACGAGACCGCGGGCGTCGGCGGGGTCTTCCGGCAGCGGCAGTTCGCCTCCGCCGAAGAGCAGACGCAGATCCTGGACACGCTGAGCGCGGCCGGGGTCGACCCCACCGGGCTGGAGTCCGGCGGGTGGCTCTACGCGCAGCTGTATGTTTCCCGTCCATCAGGCTTGCCCGAACTCGATTTCCCCGAACTGTGA
- a CDS encoding alpha/beta fold hydrolase translates to MRLAHDDLGPKSGRPVLLVHGHPFDRSMWRPQAEHLAKSGYRVVTPDLRGYGESPTEDTKTGLDVFARDLVELADHLQLDRFVLGGLSMGGQIVMHLVGDHPGRASALVLADTFAGLDTPEAKQARYDTADRIAAEGMERYAEELLPKMISRQTRATRPDVEKHVRTMMRSAPRAGAAAALRGRAERPDYTPGLSDIDVPTLVVVGSEDEFTPVADAELIHRKTQASTLVVIEGAGHLPNLERETEFDEALSTFLNDSGVHP, encoded by the coding sequence ATGCGACTCGCCCACGACGACCTCGGCCCGAAGAGCGGCCGACCGGTCCTCCTCGTCCACGGCCACCCCTTCGACCGCTCGATGTGGCGGCCGCAGGCCGAGCACCTGGCGAAAAGCGGCTACCGCGTCGTGACCCCCGACCTGCGCGGCTACGGCGAGTCCCCCACCGAGGACACGAAGACGGGTCTCGACGTCTTCGCCCGGGACCTCGTCGAGCTGGCCGACCACCTCCAGCTGGACCGGTTCGTCCTCGGCGGCCTCTCCATGGGCGGCCAGATCGTCATGCACCTGGTCGGCGACCACCCGGGCCGGGCAAGTGCCCTCGTCCTGGCCGACACCTTCGCGGGCCTCGACACCCCGGAGGCCAAGCAGGCCCGCTACGACACCGCCGACCGGATCGCCGCGGAAGGCATGGAGCGCTACGCCGAGGAGCTCCTCCCCAAGATGATCTCGAGGCAGACCCGCGCGACCAGGCCAGACGTCGAGAAGCACGTCCGCACGATGATGCGCAGTGCCCCGCGGGCAGGAGCCGCGGCCGCGCTCAGGGGACGCGCCGAGCGCCCCGACTACACGCCCGGACTGAGCGACATCGACGTCCCGACGCTGGTCGTCGTCGGCAGCGAGGACGAATTCACCCCCGTCGCCGACGCCGAGCTCATCCACCGGAAGACGCAGGCTTCCACCCTGGTGGTGATCGAGGGCGCGGGCCACCTGCCTAACCTGGAGCGCGAGACCGAGTTCGACGAGGCACTCAGCACCTTCCTGAACGACAGCGGAGTTCACCCATGA